The Acetobacteroides hydrogenigenes nucleotide sequence CCAAACTTTGCTGTGCTTGGCGATTCCGCACCTGAGTGCTGATCCCATCGGCTGCAGCACGCACGATATTAATGGTGTTTGGTGCAACGCTTTCAGTTTTAAAGAAAATGGAGAGCACGGCAACAAGCGCATTCTCTTTGTCTAGCAAAGGTGCACTAACGCTCGTGTACTCGTTAAAGGTGAAGTAGAAATGGTCCTTGGCGGCTAATTGTATAGGTTGCTTCTCGTGTAAAACAATTCCGATTGATGTGCTGCCCAAGTTTTCCTCATCGGCAAAAGCACCTGGAATAAAGAATAGTTTTGCAGCTCCTTTCACCGATTGCGAATCTCCGTAGACTTTTAAGATGCACCCATCTTTATCGGTTAGCGCTAAAAAAGTACCTTTTTCGTTGAAGTAGCCGTTGAGCGCATGTTCCGAGGGCTCAGCAATAGAAATAAGTTCCTCATTGGCCGCTTGTCTTTCCATCAGCTCTTCTTTCGAAATGATTTTTGGACGAGGGGGCTGACGCCGTTCTAAACCAAAAGCCATACTTCGGGCAAATGAATGGCGGACGATTTCTTCGTATTTTTTTACGGAGTTAGTCATAGTAGGTGTGTGTACGGCAAATGTAACAAATAATGGCAAGTTGTACTAAAAGTGAGCATTGTTGAGATGGAGCATAAAAACCTTTACTTTGTAGCCACAAATAATCGGCGATAGATGGAGTTTGATAGTGAATACTTGCAAGAGCGTGTCCATGTTGTGGAAACTACCGATGGTTCACAGACGCTCTCGATTGATGGAGGGATTGAGCATTACCATTCTATAAATGGAGCAATAGCCGAGGCGCTTCATGTTTATATAGATGCAGGGCTTGCACCATTCGCTGGGCGAGAGGTTAATGTTTTTGAGGTTGGCTTTGGTACGGGCCTTAACGCTATGTTGGCCTATCAGTTTGCCGTTTGTAACGCTACTAAGGTGAACTACACTTCCGTTGAGCGCTACCCTTTACCGTTGAATATTGTTGAAAAGTTTACCTATCCCGAGCAGGTCGAACTAGATAGAGAAAAATATTTCAACGCCCTTCATAGTGCGCCTTGGAATAGCAAGGTTGAACTCGATCCTTGCTTTACTCTGCAAAAAGTAGAGGTCGATCTGGTTGAGTACAGCCCATCTGCAGAAATTGATGTTGTTTTCTTTGATGCTTTTGCTCCCGATTTGCAGCCCCAGCTTTGGTCGTTACAGGTCTTCGAAAGGATTTACAAGACTATGAATGCTGGTGGCGTGCTGGTAACCTATTCATCCAAAGGGTTTGTTAAAAATAATTTAAGAGAATCGGGATTTAATGTTAAGAGATTGCCAGGGCCTAAGGGTAAAAGACATATGATTTTAGCTCAAAAATAATTGGATTAACCATTGCGTGTTGGATGAATTTGCGTTAAATTCATTGCCAAATAGAATGGTTATGTTTACAGCTAATAATACAGGAAAGCACGAGTTAACTTTAAGCGAGATAAAGCTCTCTTATATTGGATTGCCTTTTGTGGTAATAGTTTCATTATGTGGATTTTTGTATTATTCCATTTGGGGGGTAGATCCTCTTATATGGGGAGTGCAAAAGTTTTTCTCATACATGGGGGTTCCTTTAGTTTTGATGGGGCTTTTTTTAAACGAATTTTTCTATAGGCTTACGCTTGCCATATTTTGTAAGTTTCCAATGTCAACTTTTTGGTATGGATTTAATTTAGGACAGCTTATGAAGTGCGGCGATAGGGATATTCCTGCCGGTGTAAAATACTACCGTATTGCGCTGATATTGCCCCATCTAATTGTGGGCTTCT carries:
- a CDS encoding metalloprotease family protein, translating into MGLFLNEFFYRLTLAIFCKFPMSTFWYGFNLGQLMKCGDRDIPAGVKYYRIALILPHLIVGFFPLIWGIVINHPTIFIFGFLFTIASVGDLVLLWEMRHLKSGNAVSELPSREGIAVEDDVLDE
- the mnmD gene encoding tRNA (5-methylaminomethyl-2-thiouridine)(34)-methyltransferase MnmD, whose product is MEFDSEYLQERVHVVETTDGSQTLSIDGGIEHYHSINGAIAEALHVYIDAGLAPFAGREVNVFEVGFGTGLNAMLAYQFAVCNATKVNYTSVERYPLPLNIVEKFTYPEQVELDREKYFNALHSAPWNSKVELDPCFTLQKVEVDLVEYSPSAEIDVVFFDAFAPDLQPQLWSLQVFERIYKTMNAGGVLVTYSSKGFVKNNLRESGFNVKRLPGPKGKRHMILAQK